The Synergistota bacterium genome has a window encoding:
- a CDS encoding response regulator: MATILVVDDSPLLRRLVNHILSKRGYRVLEASNGKEAFYLLKKEKPDLILLDIMMPEMDGPSFMREFRRYDEYKNIPVLVLTAVGERSMIDEMKSLGVVDFLFKPFSPVKLETIVKRLLKGLKDAGGE, translated from the coding sequence ATGGCTACGATTCTCGTCGTTGACGATTCCCCGCTTTTAAGGAGATTAGTAAATCATATTCTATCGAAAAGGGGATATAGGGTCCTGGAGGCTTCTAATGGAAAAGAGGCTTTCTATCTATTAAAGAAGGAGAAACCCGATCTTATATTGTTGGATATAATGATGCCTGAAATGGATGGTCCCTCATTTATGAGAGAGTTTAGGAGATATGATGAGTATAAGAATATACCTGTTCTTGTTTTAACAGCGGTAGGGGAGAGGTCAATGATCGATGAGATGAAGAGCTTGGGTGTCGTGGATTTTCTATTCAAACCATTTAGTCCTGTAAAGCTTGAAACAATTGTTAAAAGGCTTCTTAAGGGGTTGAAAGATGCGGGGGGAGAGTGA